From a single Lolium rigidum isolate FL_2022 chromosome 7, APGP_CSIRO_Lrig_0.1, whole genome shotgun sequence genomic region:
- the LOC124669474 gene encoding uncharacterized protein At2g33490-like, with translation MKSPLRKFRGLSLPHHHKERKDQRPPPAKLDELVDAAQEMEEMRNCYDSLLSAAAATTNSVYEFAEAMEEMGTCLLEKSAIDYDDDDSGRVLMMLGKAQFELQKFVDSYRTNIITTITNPSESLLKELQVVEEMKDQCDQKREEYETLRAAYREKGRSRHSKVETFSPEQLQASFLEYQEDAALFIFRLKSLKQGQFLSILTQASRHHAAQLSFFRRGLKYLEALEPHVKAVAEKQHIDYHFSGLDDDTDNDDYSSYHDNHSDGSELSFDYGVNFPASRSSMDLDQANMTSPSKPLKEHEQESAEQIETDFAAPRVKPEFGTQSAPIFAENVLDPSARLRKLNSPMFSSPLQSRTNYSYKLPTPADDKNSNSAGTNRSPHPDKPEKSHMAANLWHSSPLVKDFKPSSLYSGPVKKPSSTEGMSSPLVYSYSTSDSKKMKRESFSGPIPSKAGLSKPMFSAAGHRASINYPPRVMSTKSHGPGWQPSVAPKVPRITSLPITSPRISELHELPRPPASVDAVRPGLVGYSGPLVSRRQIPNVPTRASPPSHTASPLPRPPAAMTRSYSIPSNSQRTPILTANKLLESRHSRESSEVSSPPLTPISLADVSRKSTAETTVDNRRIKETS, from the exons GAGATGGAAGAAATGAGGAATTGTTATGATAGCTTGCTGTCGGCTGCAGCTGCAACAACAAATAGTGTATATG AGTTTGCAGAAGCTATGGAAGAAATGGGAACTTGTTTACTTGAGAAAAGCGCAATTGATTACGATGATGATGACAGTG GAAGAGTACTGATGATGCTAGGAAAGGCCCAGTTTGAACTACAAAAGTTTGTGGATAGCTAT CGTACAAATATCATAACTACAATCACAAACCCATCAGAGTCACTTCTCAAGGAGCTACAAGTTGTAGAG GAAATGAAAGACCAATGTGATCAGAAAAG AGAGGAGTATGAGACCTTGCGGGCAGCTTATAGAGAGAAAGGACGATCAAGACATTCCAAAGTTGAAACATTCTCCCCAGAACAACTGCAAGCATCCTTTCTCGAGTACCAAGAGGATGCAGCATTATTCATATTTCGCTTGAAATCATTGAAGCAAGGTCAATTCTTAAGTATTTTGACACAGGCTTCTCGCCATCATGCTGCTCAG TTGAGTTTTTTCAGGAGAGGGTTAAAGTATCTAGAAGCTCTAGAACCTCATGTAAAAGCAGTTGCCGAGAAGCAGCACATTGATTATCACTTTAGTGGACTGGATGATGACACTGATAATGATGATTACAGCTCTTACCATGACAATCATAGTGATGGCAGTGAGTTGAGTTTTGACTACGGGGTAAACTTTCCTGCTTCCAGAAGTTCAATGGAT TTGGACCAGGCTAATATGACGAGTCCCTCGAAACCTCTGAAGGAACATGAGCAG GAATCTGCCGAGCAAATAGAGACAGATTTTGCAGCTCCGCGAGTGAAACCAGAGTTTGGTACTCAATCAGCACCAATTTTTGCAGAGAATGTACTTGATCCATCTGCGAGGCTTCGAAAGTTGAATTCTCCAATGTTCTCAAGTCCACTACAATCAAGAACAAATTATTCCTACAAACTCCCAACACCAGCTGATGATAAGAACTCCAATTCAGCAGGCACCAACAGATCACCTCATCCAGATAAACCTGAGAAATCACACATGGCAGCAAATCTGTGGCATTCCTCTCCACTGGTGAAAGATTTCAAGCCGAGCTCATTGTATAGCGGACCTGTTAAGAAGCCATCAAGTACCGAGGGGATGTCATCACCATTAGTTTATTCCTACTCAACTTCAGATTCTAAGAAAATGAAGAGGGAATCTTTTTCTGGCCCAATTCCAAGCAAAGCAGGATTAAGCAAGCCCATGTTTTCAGCTGCTGGTCATAGAGCATCGATAAACTATCCTCCTCGTGTTATGTCAACAAAATCACACGGACCAGGTTGGCAGCCATCTGTGGCTCCAAAAGTTCCTAGGATCACTTCACTCCCAATAACATCCCCCAGAATTAGTGAGCTTCATGAGCTTCCTAGGCCTCCTGCATCTGTAGATGCTGTCCGTCCTGGTTTGGTTGGATATTCTGGTCCTCTGGTGTCAAGGCGACAGATACCTAATGTACCAACCCGTGCGTCCCCACCATCACACACAGCATCACCGCTTCCGCGGCCACCTGCTGCCATGACTCGCAGTTACTCTATACCTTCAAACAGCCAAAGAACACCTATTCTAACTGCAAATAAGTTGTTGGAGTCTAGGCATAGCAGAGAGAGCAGTGAGGTTTCTTCGCCCCCGCTGACACCTATATCCTTGGCAGATGTTTCCCGCAAATCAACAGCAGAGACAACAGTAGACAACCGAAGGATAAAGG AAACCTCGTGA